One Ricinus communis isolate WT05 ecotype wild-type chromosome 7, ASM1957865v1, whole genome shotgun sequence genomic region harbors:
- the LOC8281227 gene encoding uncharacterized protein LOC8281227, translated as MESDGEVLVFIDTNIGTHIAVSVSPDITAADFKRELEREHSSFFPTLGEIKAHVLMVRRKSCFYHLTESLPIKYAFQGLKGTWFLHVKVQPSSNVDKPGSSHDVAARSDNHFSDGSIVTPSATNTKKNNKHKYKQKIRDLLCVRPPANEFWKTASISYNGKKNKSVIQFIENRLDDIKESLNLNEEDAGVAADESVVFQMSRNKVRPVIGSSILLAETPQERSEEVGIVDINGNLSELNSESKCCDPRSSKITSVAIEGELEKRPRGRRGDIYSAAQAYSIAQFSTITPPRTMHASCSTDNPGSSGNKLERTAAVGRRILIAADNLRLSENRQSPIISFCRFRDSPSMSSISRMSMFEISDNDD; from the exons ATGGAATCCGATGGAGAAGTGTTAGTCTTCATAGACACAAACATAGGCACCCACATTGCTGTGTCCGTCTCTCCAGATATCACTGCTGCTGATTTCAAGA GAGAGCTTGAGAGAGAACACTCGAGTTTTTTCCCAACTCTGGGAGAAATCAAAGCGCATGTGTTAATG GTGAGGCGAAAAAGCTGTTTTTACCACCTGACAGAGTCTCTGCCTATAAAGTATGCTTTCCAAGGTCTCAAAGGAACATGGTTTCTTCATGTGAAAGTACAACCTTCAAGTAATGTGGATAAGCCAGGTTCATCTCATGATGTAGCTGCAAGGAGTGACAATCATTTTTCTGATGGTAGCATTGTCACCCCCTCTGCTACAAACACTAAGAAGAAtaataaacacaaatataagCAAAAGATTAGGGACTTACTCTGCGTCAGACCTCCTGCAAACGAATTCTGGAAAACTGCCTCCATTTCCTATAACgggaagaaaaataagagtGTGATTCAGTTCATAGAAAACAGATTGGACGACATTAAGGAATCCCTTAATTTGAATGAAGAAGACGCAGGTGTTGCCGCTGATGAAAGTGTTGTTTTTCAAATGTCAAGAAATAAGGTTAGACCTGTCATAGGTTCTTCCATCCTTTTAGCGGAGACTCCCCAAGAAAGGTCAGAGGAAGTAGGCATTGTTGACATCAATGGGAACTTGTCAGAGTTGAATTCTGAGAGCAAATGTTGCGATCCTCGAAGCTCTAAGATTACATCCGTAGCCATTGAGGGCGAGCTAGAGAAACGACCAAGGGGCAGAAGAGGTGATATTTACTCAGCTGCACAAGCTTATTCCATTGCACAGTTTTCCACTATAACACCTCCAAGGACAATGCATGCCTCATGTTCAACTGATAACCCTGGAAGTTCAGGAAATAAACTTGAAAGAACTGCTGCAGTTGGGAGACGAATTCTGATTGCTGCAGATAACCTCAGACTCTCAGAAAACAGGCAAAGCCCTATAATTTCTTTCTGTAGATTCAGAGATTCTCCCAGCATGTCATCCATCTCTAGAATGTCAATGTTTGAGATTAGTGACAATGATGACTAG
- the LOC8270269 gene encoding protein kinase STUNTED isoform X3 — MKLIKERTVGAAATVSGGGVRGGEVVVVGVKLDGDSRELLTWTLMKLAKPGDRVIALHVLDSLTGGRTSLLSLVKTFDCFLAVYEGFCNLKQVDLKLKVCRGSSVRKTLVREAKSSGAAMLITGTSKKRHKIRSSTSVAKYCARNLSKSFSVFAVSNGKIMFQREATPASVNHFQGNNMSNNFTGVTNANDFAVPDKLNQESQNSSQNNDSSDSPSLLSIAHNSETNSLEESLDDGEVDNSLALVPVQTNEAVTNFNSSVVERSPEYKHGWSILRRVFLPKRRHREESHGKRTSVVKWVFKVPSRNSSSVVYPDQKQVVLSLKDDHSSNFDGENGAIVPMVGPKVAWCPISPLLGSSGLPEELKGLHERYSSSCRLFSYEELCSATSNFMPENLVGKGGSSHVYKGCLPDGKELAVKILKPSEDVLKEFIAEIDIITTLHHNNIISLFGFCFEHNNLLLVYDFLSRGSLEENLHGNKKDGNSFGWQGRFKVAVGVAEALDYLHSFCDQPVIHRDVKSSNILLSDDFEPQLSDFGLASWVSTSSSHMACTDVAGTFGYLAPEYFLHGKVSDKVDVFAFGVVLLELLSGRMPINGENPKGQESLVMWAKPILDGGKVSELLDPHIGTNYNDDQIERMVLAATLCIRRSPRSRPQISLVLKLLQGDDEVKNWARQQVSASEEVEDVEVDEEAIPTNIQSHLNLAFLDLEDEDSLSVSSTEQGISLEDYLQGRWSRTSSFD, encoded by the exons atgaaGCTTATAAAGGAACGGACAGTGGGTGCGGCCGCGACTGTGTCGGGAGGAGGGGTAAGAGGAGGAGAAGTAGTGGTTGTAGGAGTAAAGTTGGATGGAGATAGTAGAGAATTGCTGACGTGGACTTTAATGAAATTGGCAAAGCCAGGTGATCGTGTTATTGCTCTTCATGTTCTCGATTCTTTAACCG GTGGAAGAACATCACTTTTATCTCTGGTGAAGACGTTTGATTGTTTTTTAGCAGTTTATGAAGGTTTCTGCAATTTGAAGCAG GTAGATTTGAAGTTAAAAGTGTGTAGAGGGTCATCAGTAAGGAAAACTTTGGTAAGAGAAGCGAAATCAAGTGGTGCAGCAATGCTAATTACGGGAACTTCTAAGAAACGTCATAAAATCCGTTCATCAACCTCTGTAGCAAAGTATTGTGCTAGAAATTTGTCAAAGAGTTTTTCAGTGTTTGCTGTTAGTAATGGCAAGATTATGTTCCAAAGAGAAGCCACCCCTGCATCTGTCAATCATTTTCAAG GAAACAATATGAGCAATAATTTCACAGGAGTAACTAATGCAAATGATTTTGCTGTGCCAGATAAATTGAACCAAGAGAGTCAAAATTCTTCACAGAACAATGATTCTTCGGATAGTCCTTCACTCTTATCAATTGCACATAATTCTGAAACTAATTCACTTGAGGAATCACTTGATGATGGTGAGGTTGATAATTCATTGGCTTTGGTTCCAGTTCAAACGAATGAGGCTGTGACAAATTTCAATTCCTCTGTGGTTGAAAGATCACCGGAGTATAAACATGGTTGGTCAATTCTTCGCCGGGTATTCTTACCCAAGCGACGGCACAGAGAGGAATCTCATGGAAAAAGGACTTCTGTGGTTAAGTGGGTATTCAAAGTACCAAGCCGGAACTCTTCATCAGTAGTGTATCCTGATCAAAAACAGGTTGTTTTGAGCTTGAAAGATGATCATTCTTCCAATTTCGATGGAGAGAATGGTGCAATTGTGCCAATGGTTGGACCGAAGGTTGCATGGTGTCCCATCTCGCCATTGCTTGGTTCAAGTGGCCTTCCTGAAGAGTTGAAAGGTCTACATGAGAGATATTCATCATCATGTAGATTGTTCAGCTATGAGGAACTTTGTTCGGCAACTTCTAACTTCATGCCTG AAAACCTGGTAGGCAAAGGTGGCAGTAGTCATGTTTACAAAGGCTGTCTTCCTGATGGGAAGGAATTGGCAGTGAAAATCTTAAAGCCATCTGAAGATGTTTTAAAAGAGTTCATAGCAGAAATTGATATCATTACGACTTTGCATCACAATAATATAATCTCCCTATTTGGGTTCTGCTTTGAACACAATAATTTACTCTTggtttatgattttttatcaAGAGGAAGCCTAGAAGAGAACCTTCATG GTAATAAGAAAGATGGGAATTCATTTGGTTGGCAAGGAAGATTTAAGGTGGCTGTGGGTGTAGCCGAGGCACTTGACTATCTACACAGTTTCTGTGATCAGCCTGTGATCCATAGGGATGTCAAATCttcaaatatacttttatcaGATGATTTTGAGCCACAG TTGTCAGATTTTGGACTTGCTAGTTGGGTTTCAACATCTTCATCACATATGGCTTGCACTGATGTGGCAGGAACATTTGG TTACTTGGCTCCAGAATACTTCTTGCATGGCAAAGTAAGTGACAAAGTCGATGTTTTTGCATTTGGTGTTGTGCTTCTTGAGCTGCTTTCTGGTAGAATGCCAATCAATGGTGAAAATCCAAAGGGCCAGGAGAGTCTTGTAATGTGG GCAAAGCCAATTCTGGATGGTGGTAAAGTTTCCGAATTGCTTGATCCACATATAGGAACCAATTATAATGATGATCAGATCGAGAGAATGGTTTTAGCTGCTACCCTCTGTATCAGACGCTCTCCGAGATCTCGGCCTCAAATCAGCCTT gtTTTAAAGCTCCTCCAAGGTGACGATGAAGTAAAGAATTGGGCAAGACAACAAGTTAGCGCATCAGAAGAAGTTGAAGATGTCGAAGTGGATGAGGAAGCAATTCCTACAAATATCCAATCCCATCTTAACCTTGCATTCCTAGACTTAGAGGACGAAGATTCTCTTTCAGTAAGCAGCACTGAACAAGGTATTTCACTAGAGGATTACTTGCAAGGGAGATGGAGCCGCACATCAAGCTTTGACTAA
- the LOC8270269 gene encoding protein kinase STUNTED isoform X1: MKLIKERTVGAAATVSGGGVRGGEVVVVGVKLDGDSRELLTWTLMKLAKPGDRVIALHVLDSLTGVEFVGGRTSLLSLVKTFDCFLAVYEGFCNLKQVDLKLKVCRGSSVRKTLVREAKSSGAAMLITGTSKKRHKIRSSTSVAKYCARNLSKSFSVFAVSNGKIMFQREATPASVNHFQGNNMSNNFTGVTNANDFAVPDKLNQESQNSSQNNDSSDSPSLLSIAHNSETNSLEESLDDGEVDNSLALVPVQTNEAVTNFNSSVVERSPEYKHGWSILRRVFLPKRRHREESHGKRTSVVKWVFKVPSRNSSSVVYPDQKQVVLSLKDDHSSNFDGENGAIVPMVGPKVAWCPISPLLGSSGLPEELKGLHERYSSSCRLFSYEELCSATSNFMPENLVGKGGSSHVYKGCLPDGKELAVKILKPSEDVLKEFIAEIDIITTLHHNNIISLFGFCFEHNNLLLVYDFLSRGSLEENLHGNKKDGNSFGWQGRFKVAVGVAEALDYLHSFCDQPVIHRDVKSSNILLSDDFEPQLSDFGLASWVSTSSSHMACTDVAGTFGYLAPEYFLHGKVSDKVDVFAFGVVLLELLSGRMPINGENPKGQESLVMWAKPILDGGKVSELLDPHIGTNYNDDQIERMVLAATLCIRRSPRSRPQISLVLKLLQGDDEVKNWARQQVSASEEVEDVEVDEEAIPTNIQSHLNLAFLDLEDEDSLSVSSTEQGISLEDYLQGRWSRTSSFD; the protein is encoded by the exons atgaaGCTTATAAAGGAACGGACAGTGGGTGCGGCCGCGACTGTGTCGGGAGGAGGGGTAAGAGGAGGAGAAGTAGTGGTTGTAGGAGTAAAGTTGGATGGAGATAGTAGAGAATTGCTGACGTGGACTTTAATGAAATTGGCAAAGCCAGGTGATCGTGTTATTGCTCTTCATGTTCTCGATTCTTTAACCG GTGTAGAATTTGTAGGTGGAAGAACATCACTTTTATCTCTGGTGAAGACGTTTGATTGTTTTTTAGCAGTTTATGAAGGTTTCTGCAATTTGAAGCAG GTAGATTTGAAGTTAAAAGTGTGTAGAGGGTCATCAGTAAGGAAAACTTTGGTAAGAGAAGCGAAATCAAGTGGTGCAGCAATGCTAATTACGGGAACTTCTAAGAAACGTCATAAAATCCGTTCATCAACCTCTGTAGCAAAGTATTGTGCTAGAAATTTGTCAAAGAGTTTTTCAGTGTTTGCTGTTAGTAATGGCAAGATTATGTTCCAAAGAGAAGCCACCCCTGCATCTGTCAATCATTTTCAAG GAAACAATATGAGCAATAATTTCACAGGAGTAACTAATGCAAATGATTTTGCTGTGCCAGATAAATTGAACCAAGAGAGTCAAAATTCTTCACAGAACAATGATTCTTCGGATAGTCCTTCACTCTTATCAATTGCACATAATTCTGAAACTAATTCACTTGAGGAATCACTTGATGATGGTGAGGTTGATAATTCATTGGCTTTGGTTCCAGTTCAAACGAATGAGGCTGTGACAAATTTCAATTCCTCTGTGGTTGAAAGATCACCGGAGTATAAACATGGTTGGTCAATTCTTCGCCGGGTATTCTTACCCAAGCGACGGCACAGAGAGGAATCTCATGGAAAAAGGACTTCTGTGGTTAAGTGGGTATTCAAAGTACCAAGCCGGAACTCTTCATCAGTAGTGTATCCTGATCAAAAACAGGTTGTTTTGAGCTTGAAAGATGATCATTCTTCCAATTTCGATGGAGAGAATGGTGCAATTGTGCCAATGGTTGGACCGAAGGTTGCATGGTGTCCCATCTCGCCATTGCTTGGTTCAAGTGGCCTTCCTGAAGAGTTGAAAGGTCTACATGAGAGATATTCATCATCATGTAGATTGTTCAGCTATGAGGAACTTTGTTCGGCAACTTCTAACTTCATGCCTG AAAACCTGGTAGGCAAAGGTGGCAGTAGTCATGTTTACAAAGGCTGTCTTCCTGATGGGAAGGAATTGGCAGTGAAAATCTTAAAGCCATCTGAAGATGTTTTAAAAGAGTTCATAGCAGAAATTGATATCATTACGACTTTGCATCACAATAATATAATCTCCCTATTTGGGTTCTGCTTTGAACACAATAATTTACTCTTggtttatgattttttatcaAGAGGAAGCCTAGAAGAGAACCTTCATG GTAATAAGAAAGATGGGAATTCATTTGGTTGGCAAGGAAGATTTAAGGTGGCTGTGGGTGTAGCCGAGGCACTTGACTATCTACACAGTTTCTGTGATCAGCCTGTGATCCATAGGGATGTCAAATCttcaaatatacttttatcaGATGATTTTGAGCCACAG TTGTCAGATTTTGGACTTGCTAGTTGGGTTTCAACATCTTCATCACATATGGCTTGCACTGATGTGGCAGGAACATTTGG TTACTTGGCTCCAGAATACTTCTTGCATGGCAAAGTAAGTGACAAAGTCGATGTTTTTGCATTTGGTGTTGTGCTTCTTGAGCTGCTTTCTGGTAGAATGCCAATCAATGGTGAAAATCCAAAGGGCCAGGAGAGTCTTGTAATGTGG GCAAAGCCAATTCTGGATGGTGGTAAAGTTTCCGAATTGCTTGATCCACATATAGGAACCAATTATAATGATGATCAGATCGAGAGAATGGTTTTAGCTGCTACCCTCTGTATCAGACGCTCTCCGAGATCTCGGCCTCAAATCAGCCTT gtTTTAAAGCTCCTCCAAGGTGACGATGAAGTAAAGAATTGGGCAAGACAACAAGTTAGCGCATCAGAAGAAGTTGAAGATGTCGAAGTGGATGAGGAAGCAATTCCTACAAATATCCAATCCCATCTTAACCTTGCATTCCTAGACTTAGAGGACGAAGATTCTCTTTCAGTAAGCAGCACTGAACAAGGTATTTCACTAGAGGATTACTTGCAAGGGAGATGGAGCCGCACATCAAGCTTTGACTAA
- the LOC8270269 gene encoding protein kinase STUNTED isoform X2 — protein MKLIKERTVGAAATVSGGGVRGGEVVVVGVKLDGDSRELLTWTLMKLAKPGDRVIALHVLDSLTGVEFVGGRTSLLSLVKTFDCFLAVYEGFCNLKQVDLKLKVCRGSSVRKTLVREAKSSGAAMLITGTSKKRHKIRSSTSVAKYCARNLSKSFSVFAVSNGKIMFQREATPASVNHFQDKLNQESQNSSQNNDSSDSPSLLSIAHNSETNSLEESLDDGEVDNSLALVPVQTNEAVTNFNSSVVERSPEYKHGWSILRRVFLPKRRHREESHGKRTSVVKWVFKVPSRNSSSVVYPDQKQVVLSLKDDHSSNFDGENGAIVPMVGPKVAWCPISPLLGSSGLPEELKGLHERYSSSCRLFSYEELCSATSNFMPENLVGKGGSSHVYKGCLPDGKELAVKILKPSEDVLKEFIAEIDIITTLHHNNIISLFGFCFEHNNLLLVYDFLSRGSLEENLHGNKKDGNSFGWQGRFKVAVGVAEALDYLHSFCDQPVIHRDVKSSNILLSDDFEPQLSDFGLASWVSTSSSHMACTDVAGTFGYLAPEYFLHGKVSDKVDVFAFGVVLLELLSGRMPINGENPKGQESLVMWAKPILDGGKVSELLDPHIGTNYNDDQIERMVLAATLCIRRSPRSRPQISLVLKLLQGDDEVKNWARQQVSASEEVEDVEVDEEAIPTNIQSHLNLAFLDLEDEDSLSVSSTEQGISLEDYLQGRWSRTSSFD, from the exons atgaaGCTTATAAAGGAACGGACAGTGGGTGCGGCCGCGACTGTGTCGGGAGGAGGGGTAAGAGGAGGAGAAGTAGTGGTTGTAGGAGTAAAGTTGGATGGAGATAGTAGAGAATTGCTGACGTGGACTTTAATGAAATTGGCAAAGCCAGGTGATCGTGTTATTGCTCTTCATGTTCTCGATTCTTTAACCG GTGTAGAATTTGTAGGTGGAAGAACATCACTTTTATCTCTGGTGAAGACGTTTGATTGTTTTTTAGCAGTTTATGAAGGTTTCTGCAATTTGAAGCAG GTAGATTTGAAGTTAAAAGTGTGTAGAGGGTCATCAGTAAGGAAAACTTTGGTAAGAGAAGCGAAATCAAGTGGTGCAGCAATGCTAATTACGGGAACTTCTAAGAAACGTCATAAAATCCGTTCATCAACCTCTGTAGCAAAGTATTGTGCTAGAAATTTGTCAAAGAGTTTTTCAGTGTTTGCTGTTAGTAATGGCAAGATTATGTTCCAAAGAGAAGCCACCCCTGCATCTGTCAATCATTTTCAAG ATAAATTGAACCAAGAGAGTCAAAATTCTTCACAGAACAATGATTCTTCGGATAGTCCTTCACTCTTATCAATTGCACATAATTCTGAAACTAATTCACTTGAGGAATCACTTGATGATGGTGAGGTTGATAATTCATTGGCTTTGGTTCCAGTTCAAACGAATGAGGCTGTGACAAATTTCAATTCCTCTGTGGTTGAAAGATCACCGGAGTATAAACATGGTTGGTCAATTCTTCGCCGGGTATTCTTACCCAAGCGACGGCACAGAGAGGAATCTCATGGAAAAAGGACTTCTGTGGTTAAGTGGGTATTCAAAGTACCAAGCCGGAACTCTTCATCAGTAGTGTATCCTGATCAAAAACAGGTTGTTTTGAGCTTGAAAGATGATCATTCTTCCAATTTCGATGGAGAGAATGGTGCAATTGTGCCAATGGTTGGACCGAAGGTTGCATGGTGTCCCATCTCGCCATTGCTTGGTTCAAGTGGCCTTCCTGAAGAGTTGAAAGGTCTACATGAGAGATATTCATCATCATGTAGATTGTTCAGCTATGAGGAACTTTGTTCGGCAACTTCTAACTTCATGCCTG AAAACCTGGTAGGCAAAGGTGGCAGTAGTCATGTTTACAAAGGCTGTCTTCCTGATGGGAAGGAATTGGCAGTGAAAATCTTAAAGCCATCTGAAGATGTTTTAAAAGAGTTCATAGCAGAAATTGATATCATTACGACTTTGCATCACAATAATATAATCTCCCTATTTGGGTTCTGCTTTGAACACAATAATTTACTCTTggtttatgattttttatcaAGAGGAAGCCTAGAAGAGAACCTTCATG GTAATAAGAAAGATGGGAATTCATTTGGTTGGCAAGGAAGATTTAAGGTGGCTGTGGGTGTAGCCGAGGCACTTGACTATCTACACAGTTTCTGTGATCAGCCTGTGATCCATAGGGATGTCAAATCttcaaatatacttttatcaGATGATTTTGAGCCACAG TTGTCAGATTTTGGACTTGCTAGTTGGGTTTCAACATCTTCATCACATATGGCTTGCACTGATGTGGCAGGAACATTTGG TTACTTGGCTCCAGAATACTTCTTGCATGGCAAAGTAAGTGACAAAGTCGATGTTTTTGCATTTGGTGTTGTGCTTCTTGAGCTGCTTTCTGGTAGAATGCCAATCAATGGTGAAAATCCAAAGGGCCAGGAGAGTCTTGTAATGTGG GCAAAGCCAATTCTGGATGGTGGTAAAGTTTCCGAATTGCTTGATCCACATATAGGAACCAATTATAATGATGATCAGATCGAGAGAATGGTTTTAGCTGCTACCCTCTGTATCAGACGCTCTCCGAGATCTCGGCCTCAAATCAGCCTT gtTTTAAAGCTCCTCCAAGGTGACGATGAAGTAAAGAATTGGGCAAGACAACAAGTTAGCGCATCAGAAGAAGTTGAAGATGTCGAAGTGGATGAGGAAGCAATTCCTACAAATATCCAATCCCATCTTAACCTTGCATTCCTAGACTTAGAGGACGAAGATTCTCTTTCAGTAAGCAGCACTGAACAAGGTATTTCACTAGAGGATTACTTGCAAGGGAGATGGAGCCGCACATCAAGCTTTGACTAA